In the Rubrivivax gelatinosus IL144 genome, CGAGCGCGTGCGGCGGTATTCCTCGATCGCGTCGCGCAAGGCCTCGGGCATCTCGGTGGCGGCCAGGCGCTCGTCGGACAGCGCCGCGAGTTCGACGCCCAGCGCCTGCAGGTCGTGCGACTTCTGCTTGAGCTGGGTCTTGCTGGGGCGATCGTCGTCGTCGGCGTCGTTGCCGCCGCCGTAGGGGAGTTCGAGGCCGCGGTGCGGGGCTGCGCGTCGGGTCATCGCGGTCAGGGTCTTGGAAGCGGGCCGGTATCATAGTCGGGCGCCCCTTTCTCGCACTTCCGAGCCGGTTCCGGCCCGTTCCTCCCCACGATGACGACCTCCAGCGCCCCCGGCTTCGCCTACCGCCGCGAACAGTTCCAGCAGATCGTCGACGACGTTCTCTCCCGGGCGAAGAAGCTCGGCGCCAGCGACGCCGGCGTCGAGGTCTCCGAAGGCGTCGGCCTGTCGGTCTCGGTGCGCAAGGGCGAGCTCGAGAACGTCGAGCGCAACCAGGACAAGTCGCTGGGTGTCAGCATCTACCTCGGCCACCGCCGCGGCAACGCCAGCACCTCGGACTTCTCGCCCGCGGCGATCCAACGCACCGTGCAGGCGGCCTACGACATCGCGCGCTTCACCGCCGAAGACCCGGTGGCCGGTCTGCCCGACGAGCAGGACCTGGCCACGGCCGAAGAGGCCGCGCGCGACCTGGACCTGTTCCATCCCTGGGCGATCGACGCCGCCGGCGCCGCCGAGCTGGCGCGGCGCTGCGAGGCTGCGGCCTTCGCCGTCGACCGCCGCATCACCAATTCCGAAGGCGCCGGCGTCTCGGCGCAGCAGTCGCACTTCTGGGCCGGCAACACGCGCGGCTTCCGCGGCGGCTACGCCAGCTCGCGCCACTACCTGTCGGTGGCGCCGATCGCCTCGCTGCCCGGCCGCCGCCACGACATGCAGCGCGACGCCTGGTACAGCTCGATGCGCGACGCCAGCGAGCTGGCCTCGCCCGAGGCCGTCGGCCGCTACGCCGCCGAACGCGCGCTGTCGCGGCTCAAGTCGCGCCGCGTCGCCACCGCCGAGGTGCCGGTGCTGTTCGAGTCGACCGTCGCGGCCGGGCTGCTGGGCGCCTACGTGCAGGCGACCTCGGGCGGCGCGCTGTACCGCAAGGCCAGCTTCCTGCACGGCTGCCTGGGCGAGAAGGTGCTGCCGGCGCACGTCGACATCGTCGAGGACCCGCACGCCGCCAAAGGCAAGGGCAGCGCGCCCTTCGACGACGAAGGCGTGCGCACCTCGGGCCGCCGCGTCGTCGACGCCGGCGTCGTGCAGGGCTACTTCCTGTCGAGCTACTCGGCACGCAAGCTGGGCCTGCGCACCACCGGTAACGCCGGCGGCTCGCACAACCTGGCGATGACCAGCCGGCTGACGCAGCCGGGCGACGACCTCGACGCGATGCTGCGCCGCCTGGGCCGCGGCCTCTTCGTCACCGAGCTGATGGGCCAGGGCCTGAACTACGTCACCGGCGACTACTCGCGTGGTGCCGCCGGCTACTGGGTCGAGGACGGCCGCATCGCCTTCCCGGTGCACGAGGTGACGATCGCCGGCAACCTGCGCGAGATGCTGGCCGGCATCGCCGCGATCGGCTCGGACGTCTACGTGCAGGGCAGCAAGGCCGTCGGCTCGGTGCTGATCGAGCGCATGAAGCTGGCGGGCGCCTGACGTTGTTGCGGCGCGCCAGCGCCGCCCCCCTGAACGGGAAAACCCCCCGGAGGCCCTGGGGGGCGCTGCCTAGAATCCTGCGCACCCGAACCCTTCAGCGTTCTCGGGATCAGGAGACAGCTTCATGGAACGTCGTTCCTTCGTCCGAGGCGCCGGCCTGGCCGGCGTGCTCGCCGCCGGCAGCGCGCCGGCCATCGTGCATGCGCAGGCCAACATCCGCTGGCGCCTGGCGTCGAGCTTTCCGAAGTCGCTCGACACCATCTTCGGTGCGGCCGAACTGTTCGCCAAGCGTGTCGGCGAGATGTCGGGCGGCAAGTTCCAGATCTCGGTGCACGCCGGCGGCGAGCTGATGCCGCCGTTCGGCGTCGTCGACGGCGTGCAGAACGGCACCGTCGAGATGGCGCACACGGCGCCGTACTACTTCGTCGGCAAGGACATCACCTTCGCGCTGGGCACGGCGATCCCCTTCGGCCTGAACTCGCGCCAGATGACGGCCTGGATGTACGAAGGCAACGGCCTGACGCTGATGCGCGAGTTCTACGCCGCGTACAACATCGTCAACTTCCCCGGCGGCAACACCGGCGCGCAGATGGGCGGCTGGTTCCGCAAGCCGATCACCAAGCTGGCCGACATGAAGGGCCTGCGCTTTCGAACCGTCGGCGTCACCGGCCAGGTGATGGAGCGCCTGGGTGTGGTCGTGCAGGCGCTGCCCGGCGCCGAGATCTACCAGGCGCTGGAAAAGGGCACGATCGACGCCGCCGAGTGGGTCGGCCCCTACGACGACCTGAAGCTGGGCTTCAACAAGGTGGCGCCGCACTACGCCTACCCGGCCTGGTGGGAAGGCGGCCCGCAGCTGGACTTCTTCATCAACAGCAAGGCCTTCGCCGGCCTGTCGGCCGAGTACAAGGCGATGGTGCAGGCGGCGGCCTCCGAGGCCCACGTCGACATGCAGGCCAAGTACGACGCGCGCAACCCGAACGCGCTGCGCCAGCTGGTGGCCGGCGGCACCAAGCTGTTCCGCTTCCCGAAGGACGCGATGGACGAGGCCTTCAAGCAGGCGATGGGCCTGTACGCCGAGCTGTCGACCAAGAACCCGGCGTGGAAGAAGGTCTACACCGACTACTCCAAGTTCCGCAGCGAGCAGAACCTGTGGTGGCGTTTCGCCGAAGCCGGCTTCGACAGCTACATGCAGGCGCAGAAGATCTGAGGCCGCGCGGCCGCACCCAAGCGGCCCGCAGCGCAACGAGAAAGGCCCGCCGTGGCGACACGGCGGGCCTTTTGCTTGGGCGGCCCGGTGACCTACTTGCCGGGCGCGCTGGCCGGCGTGCCGAACAGATCGTCCAGGTTCTCGGTGCTGTCGTCGCGGTTCTCCGCCGGCGGCTGGGCCTCGATGACGATGTTGCTGGTGTCCAGCGCGGCCTTCTTGTCCAGCCCGCCCGAGACCAGGTTCGGGAAGGCGATGACCAGCGCGACCATGATGATCTGGATGATCACGAACGGGATCGCGCCGCGGTAGATCTGCCCGGTCGTCACTCGCCCGATGCGCCGCCCGGTCGGGCGATCGACGTAGTCCTCGGCCGGCGCCACGCTGCGCAGGTAGAACAGCGCGAAGCCGAACGGCGGGTGCATGAACGAGGTCTGCATGTTGATCGCCAGCAGCACGCCCAGCCAGACGAGGTCGATGCCCAGCTTGTCGGCCACCGGCGCCAGCAGCGGCACGACGATGAACGCGAGCTCGAAGTAGTCGAGGAAGAACGCGAGCACGAAGATCAGCACGTTCACCGCGATCAGGAAGCCGACCTGGCCGCCGGGCAGGCCGGTCAGCAGGTGCTCCACCCACTTCGGCCCTTCGACGCCCTGGAAGGTCAGGCTGAAGACCGTCGAGCCGATCAGGATGAACATCACGAAGCACGACAGCTTCATCGTCGTGTCCATCGCCTGGCGCAGCAGTGGCAGCGACAGGCGCCGGCGCCCGACGGCCATCGCCAGCGCGCCGACGGCGCCCATCGCGCCGCCTTCGGTCGGCGTCGCGATGCCCAGGAAGATCGTGCCCAGCACCAGGAAGATCAGCGCCAGCGGCGGGATCAGCACGAAGGTCACGCGCTCGGCCATGCGCGACAGCAGCCGTGCCCGCGCGACGTGGTTGAGCACCGAGAGCGCGAAGGCGATGCCGACGCCCACCGACATCGACAGCACGATCAGCTCGTCGGTCGGCATCTCGTCGGGCCGGGTCTTGGCGAAGGCGATCGCGGCGGCCAGCGAGACCAGCGTCAGCACGCCCAGCGAGCGCAGCCCGGAGCTGCCGTCGTCCTCGCGGATCGTGCGCGCCTCGGCCGGCAGCGCCGGCACCCAGGCCGGGCGCAGGAAGGCCACGCCGATGACGTAGAGCACGTACAGCCCGGTGAGCACGAAGCCGGGGATGAACGCGCCCTTGTACATGTCGCCGACGCTGCGGCCGAGCTGGTCGGCCATGATGATCAGCACCAGCGACGGCGGAATGATCTGTGCCAGCGTGCCCGAGGCGGCGATGACGCCGCTGGCCACGCGCCGGTCGTAGCCGTAGCGCAGCATGATCGGCAGCGAGATCAGGCCCATCGAGATCACCGAGGCGGCGACGACGCCGGTGGTCGCCGCCAGCATCGCGCCGACGAAGATCACCGCGAACGCGAGCCCGCCGCGCACCGGGCCGAAGAGCTGGCCGATGGTGTCGAGCAGGTCCTCGGCCATGCCCGAGCGCTCGAGGATCAGGCCCATGAAGGTGAAGAAGGGCACCGCCAGCAGCGTGTCGTTCTGCAGGATCCCGAAGATGCGCAGCGGCAGCGCCTGCATCAGCGACGGCGGCAGCAGGCCCAGCTCGATGCCGATGAAGCCGAAGACCAGGCCGCAGGCGGCGAGCGAGAACGCGACCGAGTAGCCGACCAGCAGGAACAGCACCAGGCCGGCGAACATGATCGGGGCCATGTTGGCCGAGATGAACTCGATCACTTCTTCGCCCCCTCGGCCTGTTCACGGAGGAAGGCGGCGAGTTCCTCCTCGTCGCTCTTGTCCTTGCCGCGCCGCCCCGGGTCGGGCGCCTGGCCGCGCAGGAAGGCGATGCGTTTGATGAGCTCGGAGATGCCTTGCAGCATCAGCAGCGAGAAGCCGGCCGGCACCAGCGCGTAGACCGGCCAGCGGATCAGGCCGCCGGCGTTGGACGACATCTCCTGGGTCTCGTAGGCCTTGACGACCAGCGGCAGCACCAGGTCGATGACGAGAAAGCCGAAGGGCATCAGAAAGAGCAGGATGCACACCGACTCGACGACGACCTGGGTGCGGCGCGTGAAGCGACCGAGCACGACGTCGATGCGCACGTGCTCCTGGCGCAGCAGCGTGTAGCCCGCGGCGAGCAGGAACACGGCGGCGAACAGGTACCACTGGATCTCGAGAAAGGCGTTCGAGCTGGCGGCGAAGACCTTGCGTGCGACGGCGTTGGTCGCGCTGATCAGCACCATCGCCAGCACGAGCCAGGCGAGGTGGCGGCCGACGAACTCGTTGAGCGCGTCGATCAGCCGGGACAGGCGGAGTAGGGCGGACACGTCGTCTCCAGTGGCGGCCGCTGGCCGCCGCTTGCGTCCGGTGGGCCGGACGTCGTCTCGTGATGCCGGGCGTGCGCCGGCGTGGCCAGGCTCAGAGGGCCGTGGCCAGCTGGTACAGCCGTGCCGACCGGCTGCCGGAGCGGCAGAACATCAGCAGAGGCCGTGGCAGCTCGCGCAGCAGCGCGGCGCAGGCGGCGATCTCTTCGGGCGACTGGTAGCCGCCGTCGACCGGCAGGTGCCGGTACTCCAACCCCGCCGCGCGGGCCGCGGTCTCGATCTCCGCGCTGCTGGGTTGACCGGGCCCGTGTTCGTGGTCGGGCCGGTTGTTGATGACGCTCCTGAACCCGGCGCTGGCCGCCTCGGCCATCGCTTCCGGACTGAGTTGGGGAGCGACGTAGACGTCTGGGGCGATCGCGCGCAGGGCTGGGGCGTTCATGCCCCTTACTTTGCCAGAGCCTGCTTGACCGCGGCGGAGACCAGCGCCATTTCCGCCTTCCCCGCGAGCCGGGTCTTGGCAGCGCCCATCACGCGGCCCATGTCACCCGGGCCGGCGGCGCCGAGTTCGGCCACCAGCGCCGCGATCTCGGCGGCGATCTGCTCGGCCGACAGGCGTTGCGGCACGTAGGCTTCGAGCACCGTGATCTCGGCGCTTTCCTTGGCCACGAGGTCGGGGCGGCCGCCTTGCTCGAAGGCGACGACCGAGTCCTTGCGCTGCTTGATCAGCTTGTCGACGATGGCGATGACCGCCGCGTCGTCCAGCGTCACGCGCTCGTCGACCTCGCGCTGCTTGATCGCCGCCTGCAGCATGC is a window encoding:
- a CDS encoding TRAP transporter small permease subunit → MSALLRLSRLIDALNEFVGRHLAWLVLAMVLISATNAVARKVFAASSNAFLEIQWYLFAAVFLLAAGYTLLRQEHVRIDVVLGRFTRRTQVVVESVCILLFLMPFGFLVIDLVLPLVVKAYETQEMSSNAGGLIRWPVYALVPAGFSLLMLQGISELIKRIAFLRGQAPDPGRRGKDKSDEEELAAFLREQAEGAKK
- a CDS encoding TRAP transporter substrate-binding protein, which gives rise to MERRSFVRGAGLAGVLAAGSAPAIVHAQANIRWRLASSFPKSLDTIFGAAELFAKRVGEMSGGKFQISVHAGGELMPPFGVVDGVQNGTVEMAHTAPYYFVGKDITFALGTAIPFGLNSRQMTAWMYEGNGLTLMREFYAAYNIVNFPGGNTGAQMGGWFRKPITKLADMKGLRFRTVGVTGQVMERLGVVVQALPGAEIYQALEKGTIDAAEWVGPYDDLKLGFNKVAPHYAYPAWWEGGPQLDFFINSKAFAGLSAEYKAMVQAAASEAHVDMQAKYDARNPNALRQLVAGGTKLFRFPKDAMDEAFKQAMGLYAELSTKNPAWKKVYTDYSKFRSEQNLWWRFAEAGFDSYMQAQKI
- a CDS encoding GatB/YqeY domain-containing protein, whose amino-acid sequence is MSLKERISEDMKAAMRAKDSAKLSTIRMLQAAIKQREVDERVTLDDAAVIAIVDKLIKQRKDSVVAFEQGGRPDLVAKESAEITVLEAYVPQRLSAEQIAAEIAALVAELGAAGPGDMGRVMGAAKTRLAGKAEMALVSAAVKQALAK
- a CDS encoding TIGR01244 family sulfur transferase, producing MNAPALRAIAPDVYVAPQLSPEAMAEAASAGFRSVINNRPDHEHGPGQPSSAEIETAARAAGLEYRHLPVDGGYQSPEEIAACAALLRELPRPLLMFCRSGSRSARLYQLATAL
- the pmbA gene encoding metalloprotease PmbA: MTTSSAPGFAYRREQFQQIVDDVLSRAKKLGASDAGVEVSEGVGLSVSVRKGELENVERNQDKSLGVSIYLGHRRGNASTSDFSPAAIQRTVQAAYDIARFTAEDPVAGLPDEQDLATAEEAARDLDLFHPWAIDAAGAAELARRCEAAAFAVDRRITNSEGAGVSAQQSHFWAGNTRGFRGGYASSRHYLSVAPIASLPGRRHDMQRDAWYSSMRDASELASPEAVGRYAAERALSRLKSRRVATAEVPVLFESTVAAGLLGAYVQATSGGALYRKASFLHGCLGEKVLPAHVDIVEDPHAAKGKGSAPFDDEGVRTSGRRVVDAGVVQGYFLSSYSARKLGLRTTGNAGGSHNLAMTSRLTQPGDDLDAMLRRLGRGLFVTELMGQGLNYVTGDYSRGAAGYWVEDGRIAFPVHEVTIAGNLREMLAGIAAIGSDVYVQGSKAVGSVLIERMKLAGA
- a CDS encoding TRAP transporter large permease — its product is MEFISANMAPIMFAGLVLFLLVGYSVAFSLAACGLVFGFIGIELGLLPPSLMQALPLRIFGILQNDTLLAVPFFTFMGLILERSGMAEDLLDTIGQLFGPVRGGLAFAVIFVGAMLAATTGVVAASVISMGLISLPIMLRYGYDRRVASGVIAASGTLAQIIPPSLVLIIMADQLGRSVGDMYKGAFIPGFVLTGLYVLYVIGVAFLRPAWVPALPAEARTIREDDGSSGLRSLGVLTLVSLAAAIAFAKTRPDEMPTDELIVLSMSVGVGIAFALSVLNHVARARLLSRMAERVTFVLIPPLALIFLVLGTIFLGIATPTEGGAMGAVGALAMAVGRRRLSLPLLRQAMDTTMKLSCFVMFILIGSTVFSLTFQGVEGPKWVEHLLTGLPGGQVGFLIAVNVLIFVLAFFLDYFELAFIVVPLLAPVADKLGIDLVWLGVLLAINMQTSFMHPPFGFALFYLRSVAPAEDYVDRPTGRRIGRVTTGQIYRGAIPFVIIQIIMVALVIAFPNLVSGGLDKKAALDTSNIVIEAQPPAENRDDSTENLDDLFGTPASAPGK